The following proteins are co-located in the Periplaneta americana isolate PAMFEO1 chromosome 12, P.americana_PAMFEO1_priV1, whole genome shotgun sequence genome:
- the LOC138710689 gene encoding uncharacterized protein — MLSTKEESSSQEEILDRIKETLITKVPAYLSSNPLNFTGSENDIVDYRVKDCNVEILDTHELAFHGASRMYAAEIYLEEERKKKKQLNVHHVIVKIMPRNPIVRSMQNSVDQFYNECTILSSIIPFLLENCESTGHKNVSETSCGIQSKFDVIPKCYYSCHDPEDGIVVLEDLRKQGYKIGGNKMMLMDEDHIRVALQGLARFHALSYATKNKDFEGYKQHVVTKLADARRYFDKSTTDFSIDRYSTFLKYTTRIMLLELNKLQLEDGRLYTEKIMKLCEKLESYQELFYELMTPKEPLAVLCHGDFNRNNMLFCYDSTNRPVGVKILDFQTPYYASPAIDLGLVLLLNSTPELLSTEWDNLFCEYNGILRKTLSDFLECSEESLPSEYSVEGFKNEFSRHGIYCFMIACTFITSLAMNDYETDTFIKLADRGFPSLEEAGELMRSTVASDVEVARRLTLLSQVFLDNISV; from the coding sequence ATGCTTTCTACTAAAGAAGAATCTTCGTCACAGGAAGAGATATTGGATAGAATTAAAGAAACTTTAATCACAAAAGTACCGGCATATCTCAGTTCAAATCCATTGaatttcactgggtctgaaaatGACATTGTGGATTATAGAGTCAAGGACTGTAATGTAGAAATTTTGGATACACATGAACTAGCCTTTCATGGTGCATCTAGAATGTACGCGGCGGAAATATATCTGGAggaggagagaaagaagaagaaacaattgaaTGTGCATCATGTGATAGTGAAAATAATGCCACGGAATCCAATAGTAAGATCAATGCAAAATTCCGTTGATCAATTTTATAACGAGTGCACAATATTGTCTAGCATAATACCATTTTTACTTGAAAATTGTGAAAGTACCGGGCACAAGAATGTGAGTGAAACTTCGTGTGGTATACAATCAAAGTTTGATGTCATTCCGAAGTGTTATTATTCTTGCCATGATCCTGAAGATGGCATTGTTGTTTTGGAAGATTTGAGAAAGCAGGGCTATAAAATAGGAGGTAACAAGATGATGTTAATGGACGAAGATCACATCAGAGTTGCATTGCAAGGATTAGCACGGTTCCATGCGTTGTCTTATGCAACGAAGAATAAAGATTTTGAAGGGTATAAACAGCATGTGGTGACGAAGTTAGCAGATGCAAGGCGATATTTTGATAAATCGACAACAGATTTTTCAATTGACAGATATTCTACGTTTTTGAAATACACTACGAGGATTATGCTGCTGGAGTTGAACAAATTACAACTTGAAGATGGACGTTTATACACTGAAAAGATCATGAAGCTTTGCGAAAAACTCGAAAGTTATCAGGAACTCTTTTATGAACTTATGACTCCAAAGGAACCGCTTGCAGTTTTGTGTCATGGTGATTTCAACAGGAATAACATGCTTTTCTGCTACGATTCGACTAACAGACCTGTGGGAGTAAAAATCCTGGACTTTCAGACACCCTACTATGCTTCTCCTGCTATAGATTTGGGACTCGTTTTGCTTTTGAATTCCACACCTGAATTATTGTCTACTGAATGGGATAATCTGTTTTGTGAGTATAATGGAATACTTCGGAAGACACTGTCGGATTTCCTGGAGTGTTCCGAAGAGTCTCTTCCTTCAGAATACAGTGTGGAAGGATTTAAAAATGAGTTTTCAAGACACGGTATCTATTGTTTCATGATTGCATGCACTTTCATTACTTCTTTAGCCATGAACGATTATGAAACAGATACATTTATAAAATTGGCTGATCGCGGATTTCCGTCATTGGAAGAGGCAGGAGAACTAATGAGAAGTACGGTCGCTTCAGACGTAGAAGTTGCTAGAAGATTGACACTTTTATCTCAAGTTTTTTTGGATAATATTAGTGTATGA